TTCCTCGCGCGCGCGTTTGCTcattctcttcttcccttgATCATCCGAATCCCCTCTTTATTGCGGCTCGCACGTTCGCTATCATTGTTTTGTATTCCCCTCGCCCATTGCCTTGGATAGACTTCCTACCCTGTACTCGTTCTCGTTGATCTCATCATCCAGCCGTAAGCGACAGCAAGCCGTGTGTCGTCTTGCATGGGGTAATCGGCCAGTGTCTCTAATCTTTACGTCATGACTTTCTCCCCGCTGCTTCTTATCAAGCCGAGCTGCCTCTCTGGGCAGAGGATGCCACAACACGACATCTACTAAGTCTTCATGATCCCAGGCGTCTCTTATCCGTGTTGCCGTCCTGTTGGGTCGTGCCGACGTGCCGGCAGGACGTTCTACGCGATGTAGCGATGCATCGAGCTAAGCATGCAGGTGGAGGTGTCTTTTTCTGGGTCTCAATACAGCCTATATAACATCACAACCCGTGGCATCACCCTGCGTGGCTGTCAGACACTTTCCGACTTTGTGAAGTTCTTGTCAGCTCGGTTTCTTGcccttcatcgtcatcatggcTATGCAGCGTTTGTTTTTGGCTCTAGCACTCCTCTGGTTGAGAGTCTTTAGCGTCGCGACGTGCTCAAGTGGTACGTGACAGTGCATCCGCTATTCGTGAGGGTAGCGAGTAATTTTGTGAGCAGTTAAGGGTGTACCGTTTCCTAGCCTGATCGATGTCACAATCGATGAGTTGGCAGAGGGCCTGGAGAACGGCCTGTTTACTAGCGTCGATTTGGTCAACGCCTATCTCGGCCGTATCGCCCAGGTGAACAGCACGCTGAACGTCGTGACCGAAGTGAACCCCGACGCGCTCTCCATCGCTGCAGACCTGGACGCTTCGCGAGCCAACGGCACCATAAGAGGGCCACTCCACGGGATTCCTATCCTCATCAAAAACAAcatcgccaccgccgaccgTATGAACAACACGGCGGGATCCTGGGCGCTTGTCGGCGCCAAAGTGCCCCGAGATAGCTTCATGGCCACGAAACTGCGCGAAGCgggcgccgtcatcctcggcAAGACGAACCTCAGCCAGTGGGCCAATTTTAGAAGCAACAACACAAGCAACGGCTGGTCGGCGTATGGCGGTCAAGTGTACGCTGCTTACTATCCCCAACAAGATCCGAGTGGGAGTtccagcggcagcggtgTGGCCTCTGATCTGGGACTCGCCCTCGCGGCGTTGGGCACCGAGGTATGTGCTGAACCGTGGTGATGAAGCTGCGTTAGGGGATCGTTGGTGTTGACATCTTTGCAGACGGACGGTTCGATTCTATCGCCTTCTCAGCGGAATAACCTGGTCGGCATCAAGCCGACCGTGGGCCTCACTTCCAGGCACCTCGTCATCCCCATCAGCGAGCACCAGGACACTATCGGACCAATGGCCCGGACCGTCAAGGACGCGGCGTACATCTTGCACGCCATCGCCGGTGCGGACCCTAGCGATAACTACACCTCGGCGATCCCCAACAACGGCGAGATACCCGATTACCCAGCGGCCTGCGATATGTACGCTCTCCGCGGGGCACGCATCGGCATCCCGCGCAACGCCATCGAGATCTTCTCCGACAACACGACCGGCACCGAGACGGACGCCTTCGAGAAAGCGCTCGACGTCTTCAGGTCAGCAGGCGCCGTAATCGTAGACAACGCAAacttcaccgccgccgagcagctcGTGACCTCCAACTCGGAGACCGTCGTTCTCAACGCCGACTTTATCTCGAATCTGGCATCCTACCTCGCCGAGCTGAGCTTCAACCCCAACAACTTGACCTCTCTGGCCGACGTCCGTAGATTCACGCAGTCCTTGAAGCTCGAAGACTACCCTGATCGCAACACGGGCGTGTGGGACGACGCTCTCGACGAGCAGGGGTTCAACAACACCGACCCGCGGTTCTGGGCCGCGTGGCAGGAGAGCACGtatctcggcggcgagggcggtcTGTTGGGCACTTTGGAGAGGCACCatctcgatgccgtcgtcttGCCGACCAGCTTCTCGAGTTCGTGGGCCGCTATCATCGGGGCC
This genomic interval from Colletotrichum higginsianum IMI 349063 chromosome 9, whole genome shotgun sequence contains the following:
- a CDS encoding Amidase, with the translated sequence MAMQRLFLALALLWLRVFSVATCSSVKGVPFPSLIDVTIDELAEGLENGLFTSVDLVNAYLGRIAQVNSTLNVVTEVNPDALSIAADLDASRANGTIRGPLHGIPILIKNNIATADRMNNTAGSWALVGAKVPRDSFMATKLREAGAVILGKTNLSQWANFRSNNTSNGWSAYGGQVYAAYYPQQDPSGSSSGSGVASDLGLALAALGTETDGSILSPSQRNNLVGIKPTVGLTSRHLVIPISEHQDTIGPMARTVKDAAYILHAIAGADPSDNYTSAIPNNGEIPDYPAACDMYALRGARIGIPRNAIEIFSDNTTGTETDAFEKALDVFRSAGAVIVDNANFTAAEQLVTSNSETVVLNADFISNLASYLAELSFNPNNLTSLADVRRFTQSLKLEDYPDRNTGVWDDALDEQGFNNTDPRFWAAWQESTYLGGEGGLLGTLERHHLDAVVLPTSFSSSWAAIIGAPVVTVPLGFYPANATVIKNRRGNLVDTGPHVPFGISFLGAKFQEARLIGLAYAYEQRTLTRSKVQPYIVPSIEIGDFTGF